The region ACTTACAAAAGAGACATCAAAGAACCTAAGGTGGGTTTGCCGCAAGCACAGCATCCTTGCCCCCGCCGGCAAGGAAATCTTGAAGAGAGAAGGGCGGTGTTTTGACCGGGGAAGGAGCAGGCGGGATGTCCAGGCAGCATCCCCCCAGCCAGCCAGACCCAGAGAACGAAGCCCGCGGGCAGCGCCTCTCTTCCGCCTCCGGAGCATCATCCCTGGCAGCAGGGCAGCGGCTGCGCTCGCGTACCTTGATGCGCTCCCGGCACTGGGACGGTGTCCGCTCGTAGCCCAGCTCGGCCAGGGCCCGGGAGACGCGCTCGTACATGGCGGGCCCGGGGGCCTTGCTGCCGAAGACGGTGCCGGCGCCCTCCAACTGCTGGTAGCGCGCCTCCACCAGCCGCTCGTTGCCCCACACGGCGATCAGCGCGTTGGTCTCGGCCGGCGTCCACGACATGCCTCGGCAGGCGGCGGTGGTGGCTGTGCCGCCGGGCGAAAAGGAGACGGACGGCGAGGCTCCGCCGCGGCCCCCGGCGCCGCCTCCCCCCGAGCCAGCCCCGACCCCCGTCGAAACCCCCGCGGCCACCGAGCCCGGGCCGGCGGGGCCTAGCGGGGAGGCGCCGCTGGGCGTGGAGGGGTCGGAGAGGCTGGGGTTGCCGTCGCTGAGCGCCCCGGGCGAGCCGGGAGACAGCACCTCCATCTTGGGGATCTTCAGCGGCGACTCGGTGGCTTGGAGCTGTGAGGAGCCACAGGGCGCCGCCATATTGGAGCTGCCGAGGCGAGCGGGCGGAAGTGACGGACGGAGCCCGAGCGGGCGGGGCTTCCGCCAGGAGGCGATGAGCCGGGAGCGAAGCGGGAGAATAGAAAAGGATCGCGGCAGCGCGGCACGACGGTAGAGGCGGAGGGCCTTCGCCGGTGGAGGTGAGGGGGTTTCTCTGGCTTCTTCGGGGTCGGCAGTCACCCCCGCCCCTGTCAGAAATAAAACGCGGAGCAGATGtgagggaaggggctgtgaaaaGCCAGCTGTttacatccaggtgggcagccgtgttggtgagaagcagaggtggccatacagaataaatggcagatgtttgagagtcgcaggaCACGagtgttagatgtttgagagccacaaggaaggatggcaaataagatagggggagggagaggtggaaagaaagcaactttaaatgccttctccaagctggcaggcagggcagtgggagcttcaagagttgcacagtatgcgtgaaagagccacatgtggatcccgagccacagtttggacaccactggtctgaagcaatagaacaaagttggagttcagtaggacctttaaaactaacaaagttttattcagcatataagctttcgtgtgtttgCACGCTTTGTCAGACTgtgaaatggggtacagtaagcagtgctacatagagctggtgggcagtggttaagcatgcaaaataatacagttagaatccagtgctctttgggaggaaagctatggctaacctaggcagcataataaaaagcagagacatcacactactgacaaaagtctgtatagtcaaagcaatggtgttcccagtagtaatgtatggctgtgagagctggaccataaggaaggcggagcaccgaagaatagatgctttcgaactgtggtgctggagaagactcttgagagtcacTTGGATGGCAAGGAGAGCAaagtcaatcctaaaggaaataaaccctgactgttcccaggaaggtcagatactgaagctgacgctcaaatactttggccaccaaatgagaagggagcactcactggagaagaccctgatgctgggaaggatggaaggtaaaagaagaagtggtcagcaaaggatgagatggttagacagtgttattgatgtaacaaacatgaatttgagcgaacttcggaggatggtggaagattgaagggcctggtgtgatgtgATTCATGGGGTCATGAAGAGTCAGACTGGACTGTGACTAAACAACAGAATCCAATgtcaaaacagtgaaattaacaaattgaaagaatagcaAGCATGGTCCAGACCAATTtcagttctttcaatttgttaatttcactattttgccacttgattctaactttgtactattttacATGGTTAACTAGTGCCCTATATGTAGGTcttctcactgtaccccatttcattgtctgacgaagtgtgcatgcacacgaaagcttacatgctgaataaaactttcttggtacTACTGGACACCAACTATTTACCTTCATGTTTCTCATAGCTGTCCTTGAATGAACATGGTTGATTAGGCCATGGCCAATTCATGGTGTTTGTGAGCTGTATCAAAGACTGAGCGACTGAATGTTCTTAATTATGTTTGTGGGGGTGAAACATTTTATGTATGTTTTGAATACGTAGTTCATTTGATGTGAAAGAGGTATTTGGAGAAGCTATGCCTGTTGAATACCTGCCTGGGCACATCTATAAGCTCTGTGGCTAGCTGAAAGacctgtttttgtgtgtgttgaatCGGCTGGCAGCACAGTGTTTTGTTGCTTATGGGGGTGGGCGTATCAAGCTCCTACTTAAGAGGCTTGTCAGTTCTGACTGGTGATGGCTTTTTAGAGTTTTTCAGGCAGATGTTTCTCTCATCACCTTAGTACATGGTTtttgtatttttgcatttttgAATGAGTTTGTGTGCATCCAGAAGtcgtggtgacctctggtgactgacccctactggggacctggagaatattcaggaaggtggct is a window of Heteronotia binoei isolate CCM8104 ecotype False Entrance Well chromosome 12, APGP_CSIRO_Hbin_v1, whole genome shotgun sequence DNA encoding:
- the MSANTD2 gene encoding myb/SANT-like DNA-binding domain-containing protein 2 isoform X2: MAAPCGSSQLQATESPLKIPKMEVLSPGSPGALSDGNPSLSDPSTPSGASPLGPAGPGSVAAGVSTGVGAGSGGGGAGGRGGASPSVSFSPGGTATTAACRGMSWTPAETNALIAVWGNERLVEARYQQLEGAGTVFGSKAPGPAMYERVSRALAELGYERTPSQCRERIKQLPKRQS
- the MSANTD2 gene encoding myb/SANT-like DNA-binding domain-containing protein 2 isoform X3 — encoded protein: MAAPCGSSQLQATESPLKIPKMEVLSPGSPGALSDGNPSLSDPSTPSGASPLGPAGPGSVAAGVSTGVGAGSGGGGAGGRGGASPSVSFSPGGTATTAACRGMSWTPAETNALIAVWGNERLVEARYQQLEGAGTVFGSKAPGPAMYERVSRALAELGYERTPSQCRERIKLPKRQS